GCATACTTAACACATAAAACACAACGGAGAGTGCACAAATCAGTTTGTGGAAATGCTGTGGCCTTTACCAGTTTGTAAATCTGAACCAGAGGAACGACGACACACAAAACCAGGAGTATAGCCTGAAGGAAAATGATAACATCCTTGACTCTCGATCTCCTCAAGATAGTCTGGGGATCACTGTATCCTGGAGAAGACACAGAGAAATACGTGTATGCAGGCTAAGCGAAGAAAGCAAGAGAATAACATTAACAAAATGACACCTACTGGAAACTTGCAGCTCAGTTCCCGGTCCAAGCGTTCTGTTCAGTTGGCAAAAGTAAGTGCCACTGTCCTCAATCTCCACTTTCTTTATGGTAATGGAGGCATTTACTTTATCACTCTTCTCTATTATCTTAATTTTGTGGCTGTTCTTGAGTTGTTTTTTGTAAAGCTCGCCTTTGTACCACTTTACATGAATCGACAATGTTGGATTAGATGGCACACAGTATATTGTCACAGTCCGACCAGTCTTCACACCCACAAATCGTGGCTTCTGGAACAAGTGGACATTTTCTTCAGCTGAAAAGATGTGATGGATGAAGAGAAAATACATAAGACAGAGCTCGTTTAATATCGCAAAGGTCATTTTCAAGTTAGCAGCAGAAGTCAAACCAAGAAACATGCATGGCATTATGAAAGACACTAAACAGCAAGTACATCCCGAGGCGTTATAAACGGCTTTAAACCATGAACTACATGACATGTTTactgtaaagtgaaaaaaaagaggATATCTAGCAAATGCAAACTTGTTTTGAAGCAATGGGACTTCCTCTTTCACTCACAGATGGAAAGGAAGAACAACACTAAAAACAAGTCTAAGGCGACTACAATGAGCAAACTGTAATCGTGCAACTTTCAAATGTGGAACAAAAATCATATGAATCAATTCTAAATTGCTGTCCTAACAATTCAAGCTATAACAGAAAACGTGCACCAAAATCTTACGTTTCGGGTAAAACACAACAGCACTTTTTAAAGTCTTAAGCAGTTTATTTACCTGAGAGGTAAATTAGTGCCATGACTGAAGATCCCAGCAGGAAGTAATGCATGATTCTTGATCCTCAAATACACCTCTCCAAGAAAGCGTAGAAGTCAGGGCAGGTCACATAGACAGAACAGAAGGAAGACAGCTCCACCAGAGTGAAGGGTGCAGGTCGTGAAGCTGCAATGATGCCGTTTTCCGAGAAACATGCAAATCAATACACTCATGCATCAAAAGGTTAAAGAGCAGACGAATCATCTTGAAAGCAAATCTAAAGACTGATATAGGCTACTTTACAAAAACAGATGAATGTCTTGGCTGAAAATGACCAGTATGTTTTTCAGCAAGTTTATGGGCATTTCTTTTAACCCTACAACAGAATTCAATGCATGGTGTCATTCAAAAAACAGgagaaacaaatacagaaaattccttaatattaaaatgttaggTCTATATTGGGCTGTATGTTTACAGACTCATCATatcttactaaaaaaaaaagatactagcCATTGCATTTGTAATTTGCCCACAAACAGTTAAATGCAAAAGTCATGTTTTAGTACTGTGAATTCTGTGATAACGGATTACACAAGAAAATCTGTTTTGGTTTTGtgttctgttttttcttttcttaaaaaaatagctGCTGTactaaagaaaattaatttagaaaCTATTTATCACTTTAAAATTGCTAGAGAATGTCACAGATACTTATAAAGAAACTGAATTAAAGGTGAGATTTTGAAGAAGAATCATATTTTTGTGAATCATAAACTACAATAATATTGAACTTTATAACTATTTCAAAAATCATTGTCAAAATTAAAGGTAAAACTGCTTCAGCCCTGTTTCACTGGCAGTCGTTTTATTGCatcagtaatgttttattttgatggtcccctttagACTCTCTGTTGACTGTAAGTAACTTTGAACACACCTGTAAACTTATTCTACCTTCCCCAACCCTAACATTCTAcgaatactctaatgagagttagttacAGAATGTTTAAAGGGGACCATCAAAAGAAACTGTAACCAGTGGGTCTTATGTTCATCCCAATCTAGCTCCACCCCTAATGTACGTAACTGAACACAGATCGTACTCAAAATCAACTTTCTGTGAATGGTCTAAAAATCAGCTATCATCACCTTTTTGTGGCGCAACaataaattaaagtaaacaaTCAGCAGGAATGTAATAAAGTTGTTTAAAGTAACATTTATCATAGAAGGCACTACAATGCTGGTACAACCAGAGATATATATCGGTACACTAAATTTGCATAATTGTTTATCCACGTGGGTGAACGGCTTCaaaaagcttgtttttttttttgctggacaaAAATGGTGTCTCGGTGTGGATGAAAGTCCAAAACCTAGAGAATTAGATTAGTGTTTTCAAATGTACCTGGATTAATGTGGACATAGCCCATGCAAGATAACACCCTTGGTCTATTAACATTATTTTGGGTTTTAAGGTTGCTTGCATTTTATAATTGCTGGCGTTTTTGCCTTTTCTGAGGGTTGCCAGGCTGGATTTTGTTGTGTCACACATATAACAGTAAAGTGTCTTTAATGTGGTGCTTCCCATGCGTTTCAGTGTTGCAGTCTGTCACAGTCATTGAGCTGTAACCACACTCACTCACGCGCAGTTATCAGTTAAAGTCAGAACCGTTTGAGGACGCAAGGCAAGCAGTACTCCCTTAAAACAATTCAGATGTAAAAAAACAATCGgcagtacaaaaataaaactaaacaagtaTTATG
This portion of the Carassius gibelio isolate Cgi1373 ecotype wild population from Czech Republic chromosome A12, carGib1.2-hapl.c, whole genome shotgun sequence genome encodes:
- the cd79b gene encoding B-cell antigen receptor complex-associated protein beta chain, which translates into the protein MHYFLLGSSVMALIYLSAEENVHLFQKPRFVGVKTGRTVTIYCVPSNPTLSIHVKWYKGELYKKQLKNSHKIKIIEKSDKVNASITIKKVEIEDSGTYFCQLNRTLGPGTELQVSRYSDPQTILRRSRVKDVIIFLQAILLVLCVVVPLVQIYKLEQKEDAIYEEPEDDHIYEGLEVERCGGADLYEDITVYARDTEAAWEVESPDQE